The Haloplanus sp. CK5-1 genome segment ACGACGAGGGACTGGACACGGACGACAGCGAACGGGTGACCGACGAGGTCCGGTTCGAACGCGACGGCCGCGCGGAGAAGTCGACCGCACTCGATCGGTTCGACATCGAACTCACGCTCCGCCGGGTCCGGCGGCGCTGAAGCGGGGCGACGGAACGGGCGCCGAGCGTGGGGGACGACCGCCGTGACAATAACTAAGTCGGTCGCCGTCCGAGTGTCGGCATCTAGCCGGCCCCGTTCGGCACTACCCATGCTCGCGCTCGCCACCCTCGCACTGTTCCTCGCCGTCGGCCTACTGGTCGGTGGATACGCCGTCGCCCGGATCGACGGAATCGGCCACCGCCGGACCCTCGTCGTCGTGGCCGTTCTGCTCGCGGCGGGCGGTGTGACCGCACAGGCGATGCCGGTGTCCGTGACTCCGTCGTCGGAGTCGACGCCCGCGGCCGCACCGACCCCGGAGGCCGCGGCCGTCGCCGACGCGACTGGGGGGACGGAGGTGGTCGAGCGCAGTGAGGCGGCGAGCGACGCGTCGACGCCGTCCGACCCGGTCGGGAACGCGACGGTCGTCGCGGTGAGCGCACCGGACCGCCTCACCTACCGGACCGAGTCCGGTGCCCGGCACACGGTGGGCCTCGCCGGTGTCGACGCTCCGGGCCTCGACGGGGGCGACCCCGAGACGTTCGACGGCGTCCTGACCAGCGACCGGGGGCGACGGTGTCTCGCCGACCACGGCCGGCGAGCGCTCGTCGACCTGCGCACCGACCTGCTCGACGAACAGGTGACCGTCCGAACGGTGGGGACGGCGAAGGGAACGAGGGTCGCCACCGTCGCCGTCGACGGGCGGCTCGTCAACCGGCGACTCGTCGAACGGGGTGACGCCCGGGCGACGGACCGGCGGTACGCCGACGCCGAACGGGCGGCGCGAAGCGCCCACCGGGGCGTCTGGTCGTGCGGCGTCGTCGAACCGGACCGGCCGCTCCGCGAGTCCAACACCTCGACACTCCGAATCGCGGCGGTCCACCCCAACCCGCCGGACGACGCCACCCCGGGAATCGGTGGCGAGTACCTCGTCGTCGAGAACACCGGGGAGCGGGCGGTCGACCTCTCCGACTGGCACGTGGTCGTCGACAGCACGCACTACTACTTCTTCGACGACCGGCGACTCCAACCGGGGGCGGAACTCGTCGTCCACGTCGGGGCGGGGCGCGACACCCAGGGTCACGTCTACTGGGCGGCCGGCCGTCCCGTCCTCGACGACGGGAGCGGGACGATCCGACTCGTCGACGGCGACACCGACCGCGCGGTTCGGCTGTCGTACTGACAGCCCCACGCGCCGACCGTGGCCGGCCGCCGAGTATAAATCGAAAGAACGTTCAACGAAGTTGTAGTTTGACTTATCGGATCGTCATCGTTATCATCGGCCGACCGCAGGTGAGATCATGAAGCGGATCACGATTCTGTTCGTCGTCGGCCTGCTGTTGGTCGCGCCGGTCGTTCCCGCAGTCGCGTCGAGTCTTGTCTCGGGGAATCCGGTGTTGAGCGCCAGCGTCGCCGACGAGACCTTCCAGTCGAACGAGGAGGCACGACTCACGGTCGCCGTGACCAACGACGGCAACATCGAGGACGGCGGCCCGGGGCGGTTCGAGGAGCAGGTCCAGACGGCCCGGAGCGTCCAGATGCGGGTCGAAGAGGGGCGAATAAACGCCCCGATAGACGTGAAGACGGGGACGGTCACGGCCGGGAGCATCGGCCCCGGCGGGACGGCCCAGTTCGGCTTCGATCTGGATATCGGCGACGCCGAACCGGGGCGGTACACCGTCCCCGTCGAGATCACGTACCGACACGCGCGAGCGGTGCTCTACGACGAGACGAGCACCGGCCCGGCCCAGATCGATTACGTATGGTTGGAGGAGGAGCGGACGGTCGATCTGACGATCCGAATCGAGGAGCGCGCGGAGTTCGACGTGGTCTCGGAGGGGTCGAACGAACTGCTCGCCGGCGACACCGGATCGCTCGCGTTCACCGTCGAGAACACGGGGAGTCAGACGGCGCGGAACGCGACGGTCCAGTTGGAGTCGCGGGCGTCGGGGCTGTTCTTCGGTAACGCCGACGCGCCGTCGGCGACCACCGGCGTGTTCGTCCGCTCGCTCGCACCGGGCGAGACGCGACGGGTGTCGGTACAGGTGGGGGCCGACACCGACCTCTCGCCGGGCGAGTACCCCGTCGACGCCGTCGTCTCCTACCGCGACCGAAACGACGTCGCCAAGCGGTCGGACACTCTGACGGCGGGCGTCGTCGTCAAACCCGAGCGGAGTTTCGTCGTCGAGGACCTGACGACGCGGGACTTCCGGGTCGACGAGTCCGAGGCGACGGTGTCGGGGCGAATCGTCAACACGGGACCGGCACCGGCCCGGAACGTGGTCGTCAGGATGCGCGACGCCGGGCCGGTGACGCCGACGAACGGCGAGTCGGCGGTCGGCACCCTCGATCCGGGCGAGTCGGCCCCGGTCACGTTCACCGTGGCCATCGCGGGTGACGCCGAACCGGGGACCAACTCCTTCACCTTCGACGTGGAGTACGAGAACGCCGACGGCGACGTGCAGATGGCGTCGAACCCGATTCGGAAGCGGGCGACGATCGACGAGTCACGCGACCGATTCGAGGTGGGGAACGTCTCGACGACGGTGACGCCCGGCGGCACGGCACGGCTCACCGCCGACGTGCGATACGTCGGCGACGACCCCATCTCGGCGACCAACGCCAGGCTGTTCACCAGCGATCCGCTGTCGACCTCCGACGACGGGGCGTTCCTCGGTCGGATGGAATCGGGCGAGACGGTGACCGCTTCCTTCCGGATCAGCGCGACGAGCGACGCCATCCCCAAACAGTACGACGCGTCGATCGAAGTGCGGTACGACGAGGCCGACGGGGACACGAAGTTCACGGACGGGATGCCGATCGGCGTGTCGGTGAACGAGACCGAGGGCGGGCCGCCGGTCCTCCCGATCGTCGGCGGCGTGGCACTGCTCGTCGTCATCGTGGGTGGGCTCTGGTACCGCGGACGATGAGAGAGGAGACGGAGGCGGACTCGGACGCCGACGGAGGGGTCTGACGTGGGACGACTCAGTGACCTCTTCGGCGGCGTCGGCCACGAGGTGCAGGCCCACCCAGCCGCGACGCTCCTGGTCGCTGTGATCCTCCTCGTCGCCGCCTTCGGCGGGGCCGCCCAGATCACGAGCGTCACGGGCGATCAGGCGTTCACCGGCGAGAACCCGACCCTGGAGACGTTCGACGAGACGTTCGACCGGGGATCGATCTCCGTGTTGGTCCGGGGTGAGGTGAGCGATCCGGCGACGATCCGGGCGATCGACCGGTTCGACGATCGGATGTCCCAGGTCGACGACGTGGCCTACGTGTCGAGTCCCGCCGATCGCGTCCGCGCGGAGTACGGTCGGATCCCCGACTCTCGGGCGAAGATCGAGCGAGCGATCGGTGATCCGGACACCGCGTTCATTCGGGTGACCTTCGAACCGGGGCTGACACAGCCCGAAGAGCGGCCGATCTACGAGGAGGCGACGGGGGCCGAGGAGTGGGCGCGCTTCCCCGCCGGCGTCGACGTGATCGTCACCGGATCGGCGGCCTTCTCCGCACAGCTGTCGGAACTGATCCAGCAGAGCACGAACCAACTGCTCGGGCTCGCGGTCGGGCTGATGATCGTCGCCCTCTTTTTCCTGTTTCGGGGCGTCCGACTGCGACTCCTGCCGATCGTCGCGGTCTTTACCGGCGTCCTGTACACGTTCGGCGCCATCGGCTACGCCGGCGTCCCCAACTCGACGCTGACGAGTTCCGTCTTCCCCATTCTGATCGGTCTCGGCATCGACTACTCCGTCCAGTTCCACGAGCGCTACGAGGAGGAGTTGGAGGCCGCGCCGCCACGCGAGGCGTTGCCGCGGGCGCTGTCGGGGATCGGCCCGCCGGTGTTCGTGGCGATGCTCGCCGCGGCGCTCGGCTTCGGCGCGACGTGGATCTCGACACAGGGCACGCCCGCGTTCGTCTGGTTCGCTCAGACCTCGATCTTCGGCGTCCTGCTCACCTTCCTCGCGGCGATCCTGATCTTGCTCCCGACACTGACGCTGTACGCGCGGTGGCGGGGGCGAAGTGGCGGGACGGACGGCGATAGCCGGACGGACGGCGGTGACGGAAACGGGGGGCCGACGCCCGACCCCGACGAGTCGGAGCGTATCGGGGTCTTCGGGCGGATGCTCGGGCGGAGTGCCCGGACGCTCGCGGCCAACCCGGGGATCGTGCTGGTCGTCGCGATACTCCTGATGGGCGCGGGGTTCCAGGCGGGCACCGAACTGGAGACGCTCGCGGACACCGAGGAGTTCGTCCCGCAGGACCTGCCGGCGTACGTCGACCTCCAGCAGTTCCGTGCCCAGACCGGCGGCGGGAGCGCCGTCCAGTTCGACGTGATCGTCCTCGGGAGCGACCTCACACACCCCGAGGTGTTACACTGGATGGAGCGGTTCGAACACGTCGCCGTCGGTGCGCCCCTGGTCCAGGGGGTAGACTCGCCGGCGACGCTCGTCGCCGAACACAACGGCGGCGAGATCCCCGAGACACGGGCGGGCGTCGAACGCGTCCTCGAGGACGTGCCCGAGGAGGAGCGCGCGAACTACTACAACGACGGCTACGCCCACATCACCGTCGTCGGGGCCGAGGACATGACGACCGACCAGACGCTGTCGTTCATCACGAACGTCGACAAGGCGATCACGTTCAGCAACCCGCCGCCGGGCGTCCAGGCGACGCTCACCGGCACGGCAGCCATCTCCCCGCCGTCGATCGTCGAGCAGATCGAGAACCGGAACGTGACGACGGGACTGGGCGTCCTGTTTGTGTTCGGCCTCCTGCTCGCCTACTACCGACGGCTGACGAAGGCGGTCGCGCCGCTGATCCCGATGGTGTTCGTCATCGGGTGGCAGAACCTCTACATGGCTGCCCTGAACATCTCCGTCTCGCCACTCGGGGCGTCGCTGGGGGCCATGAGCGTCGGGATCGGGGCCGAGTACACCATCATCGTGATGGAGCGCTACTACGAGGAGAAGGGACTCGCGGGCGTGGGCAGACTCGACGCCGTCGAGACGGCGGCCACGCGGGTCGGCAAGGCCATCTCGGTGTCCGGGATGACCACCGTCTTCGGCTTCTCGGCGCTGACGCTCTCGCCGTTCCCCATTCTCGCCGACTTCGGCTACCTCACTGTCGGCGTCATCTTCCTGACGCTGGTGGCCGCGCTCGCGACGCTGCCGCCGACGCTGATCGTCCTCGACGGACTGGTCGACCGGCTGCCGACGCCGTTCTGGGCGGCGACCCCTGTGGACGAGAGGGGAACGCATAACTAACCGCGCACCGAGACGCCGGATATGCCCACGGCACCCGCCGATTCGGAGTACGGTACCAGCCTCGTCCCGACGGTCACGCCCTTCTCGAACGGGTCGGTCGACGCCGACGCGGTCGCCGACCTCGCCGAGTTCGTCCTCGAGAACGGCGCCGACGGTCTGATCCCCTGCGGGACGACCGGCGAGTTTGCCAGTCTGACCGACGAGGAGTACGAGACGGTCGTCCGGACGAGCGTCGAGGCCGCCGACGGCGCGCCGGTCCTCCCGGGGGCCGCGGACACGAGCGTCGCCGGTACCCTCGACCGGATCGACATCGCGGCCGACTGCGGCGCGGACGCCGTCCTCGTCGTCCTGCCGTACTTCCACGGCGCGAACGACCCCGCCGGCAACGAGCGGTTCGTCCGCGCGGTGCTCGAGGAGACGGCGCTGCCGGTCGTCCTCTACAACATCCCCTCGTGTGTCGGGCAGTCGATCGACGCCGACCTGGTCGACGCCGTCGCCGACCACCCCGACCTCGCCGGGATGAAAGACACCAGCGGCGACCTGACTCACCTCCTCGAGGTCGTCCGACGGACGGGCGACGACTTCCACCTGTTCCAGGGGTTCGACAGCCAACTCGCGCCCGCGGTGTCGATGGGGGCGACCGGCGGCATCAACGCCGTCGCGAACTACCTGCCCGGCCTCATCGAGGACACCATCGACGCGGCGGCGGCCGACGACGTGGCGCGAGCGCGGGACCTGCAGGTCGACCACATCGGTCCGGTGTTCGACGTGTCGCTCGACCACGGGTTCGCCCCGGCGACGAAGGCGGCGCTGGTCGAACGCGGTGTCATCGACGACGACGAAGTCCGCCCGCCCCTGGTCGAACTCGACGACGACGCCCTCGCCGCGGTACGGTCGGTCCTCGACGACACGCTCGACGCCGTCACCGAGTGAGCACGGGGTCTGCCCACTCCCGATCAGTAGAAAGACCAGTCGTCGTACACGTCGGAGGGATCGGCCTCGGCCACCTCGTCGTCCGCGACGAACTCGTCGACCTCCGCCACGTCCTCGCGGAGGCTCCGACAGACGGCAGCGAGGCGCTCGCGTTCGGCCTCGGCGATGGTGTCGTCGTTCTCCTCGACCCGTCGGAGCAACTCGCCCGTGCTCGCGACGATGCTCCGGGCGAGTCGGAGCGACTGGGAGGGCGGGTGGACGAACTCACAGAGCGCCACGTCGCCCGAGTACAGGTCGTAGTCGAGGCGCGGCAGGTTCGTCGAGTTCGAGTAGCCAAAGCCGCACTTGAGCGCCGGCATCGGGTTCTGGAGACCGTTGACGCGTTCGGTGAACACCAGTTCCAGATCGTCGGCGAGGCGGCCGTACTCGTCCCCCAGCGCCCGCAACTCCTCGGTCGGGGGTGACTCCCCGTCGTCGTACTGGTCGTCGAGATCGTCGTAGAACCCCTCGAGGTCGAGGACGGTGAGCGCCACCAGTTGGAAGATGCCGGTTTCGGCCTCGGCCAGCGCCCGGAGTCGGTCCCGCACCTCGTCGTACTCGCCGAGGAGGTGCGCCTCCCGGACGTCGTCGAGGACGCTTCGCACCTCTCGCTCGCTGTCGTAGAACGCTTCGACCCATCGTCGTGGCGGATCGGCGTCGGTGGAGTCGGACATCGTCACGGCATGTCGCCTTCGACAGCAAATGGTTTGTGCCGGAGCGGGCGAGCGACCCTCGAGCCACGAGGCTTATCCTTCCGCCCCGCGAACGGGAACCGTGAGCCAGACGACGATCCGGATCGATCCACACGTCCACTCCGAGGCCTCATACGACGGCCACGACCCCGTCGAGTTGCTGCTGGAGCAGGCGGCGGAGATCGGTCTCGACGGCATCGTCGTCACCGACCACGACGTGATCCACGAGTCGCTCCGCGCGGCCGAACTCGCCCCCGAGTACGGCCTGTTCGGTATTCCCGGCGTCGAGGTGTCGACTGCCGTCGGCCACCTGCTCGCCATCGGAGTCGAGGAGATGCCGCCCCGACGGACCGGCCTCGAAGAGACCGTCGAGTGGATTCGCGACCACGGCGGCATCGCGGTCGTCCCCCATCCGTTCCAGCGGAGCCGGCACGGGGTGCCCCGGCGACACCTCGTCGACTGCGACGCCATCGAGGTGTTCAACTCGTGGCTGTTCACCGGCTACCGGAACCGGCGGGCGCGGCGGTTCGCTGCCGAGGGCGACTATCCTGGGGTCGCCGCCAGCGACGCCCACTCGGTCCCCCACGTCGGCCGGGCGTACACGGAATTCGTCATCGACGACGCCGACCGGGCGTCCCTCGACGGCGATCGAGTGCTCGACGCCGTCCGGAGCGGCGCGACGCGGATGCGGGGGCGGCGACAGCCGGTGTTGACCTCGGCGCGCCACTACGCCGTCGGATCGGCGCGCAAGAGCGGCTACTACGCGAAGGTCGGCGCGCTGAAGGGGCGATCCGGACTGACCCGTGGCGCGCAGTTGCTGTCCGACGCCGCCTCCCGCTGACGGCCACACCGTTATGCCCGTGGCCGGTCTGGTACCCGTATGCCCGCGTACGATCGCCTCGCCGACCGCACCCTCTCGGTCGACGCGACCGCCCGTACTCGCCACGAACGCGAGACGTCGAGCGACTTCACCCGCGTGACCACCGTCTTCGAACTCCACGGCGACGGCGCCGTCGGCCGCGGCGAGGACGTGACTTACGACGCTGCCGATCACGACGCACTCGCGACGGTGCCCGACGACCACTTCGACGACGTCCTCGCCGGGACGTGGACGTTCGACGAGTTCTCGACGGCGCTCGACGACCTCGACCTCTTCCCGACGAAACCGCCGGAACAGCCCTCCGCCCACCACTACCGGCGCTGGGCGTTGGAGAGTGCCGGCTTGGATCTGGCGCTGAAACAGGCCGGCGTCGGCTTCGCCGACGCCCTCGGACGCGACCGGGATCCGGTCGCGTTCGTCGCCAGTACCCGTCTCGGCGACCCACCGACGACCGACCGGGTCGACTCGATCCTCGACTGCCACCCCGATCTGGGGCTGAAACTCGACCCGACGAGCGACTGGACCGACGACGTCGTCGACCCCCTCGCCGACACGGGGGCGGTGCGAGTGCTCGACTTGAAGGGCCACTACGTCGGGACGACGGTGGACCAGAAGCCGGATCCCGATCTCTACGATCGCGTGCTGGGGGCGTTCCCGGACGCGGTGATCGAGGACCCGGCGCTCACCGATGCGACGCGACCGATCGTCGAGGAGGCGCGGGACCGTCTCTCGTGGGACGCCCCGATCACGGGTGTCGAGAGCGTCCGTGACCTGCCGTATCGCCCCCGGTGGCTCAACGTCAAACCATCCCGCTTCGGAACCGTCGAGTCGCTGCTCGAGACGCTCGAGTACGCCCGCGAGAACGACGTCGTCTGCTACGGCGGCGGCCAGTTCGAGCTCGGCGTGGGCCGGGACCACATCCAGACGCTGGCCGCGACGTTCTACCCCGACGCGCCCAACGACGTCGCCCCCGGCGGCTACAACCTCCCCGACCTGCCCGACGACCTACCGGGGAGCCCGCTCCGCCCCGACCCGACGGCCGGGGGCCTCGACTTCTAGTCCGCGTCCGGTGCGTCGTCGCCGTCGGCGTGGGCACGCACCCAGAGTTCGCCGATCCGCGAGAGGCGCGTCCGGTAGGACTTGCCGTGTTCCTCCTGTTCGACGTACCCCTTCCCGCCGGGGCCGAGGCGGTCGACGTTGTAGATCACCTTCGACCGGAAGCTGTCGGTGTACTCCTCGCCGAGTTCGGCGGCGAGCGCCTCCGCGAGTTCGGAGACGGAATCGAACTCGCCCCGCTCGCCGAGTTCGAACAGGATCACCTCCTCGAACGGTTTGACGTTCGAGAAGGAGGCGACCGGCAGTTCGACGATGTGGTTGCCGTCGATCCGCTTCGCACCGATGGTGGTCCCGCGTTCGTCGAACTCGTCTAAGAGTTCGGCGGTGCCCTCCAGTCGCTCTCGGACGCGCTCGTCCGCCACCTCGTCGCCGTCGCCGTCGCCGTTGCCGTCGAGGACGTCCGAAAGCAGTTCCCGGTTGGCGCGCAACTCCTCGGCGAGTTCCGTCTCCAGGTACTTCTCGGGGGCGGTGTAGTAGGTGTGGATGCGGTCCCGGTCGGCCTGCCGTTCGAGCGTGATGGAGTGGGCGGCGGTGGCGAAGGCGAAACTCACCGGCCGGGGCATCGAACTCACGTTGACCCACACCTCGCCGTCGGGCGCGCCCTCGTCGAGTTGGTCGTTGATGAGGTCGTAGGCGTCCTCGAAGGCGGCGTCGTAGTCGTAGACGTCCTCGATGACGATCCGGCGGGTCTCCGCCCCGAGCAGGTTCCGGAAGTCCTGTTCGAGTTTCGCCGAGAGGTCACGGGAGTACTCCACGTTGGCCTCGCTCCCGACCGCACCCTCCAGTAAGATCACGCGGTCCACGTCGAACTGGTCGCGGATCAGCGGCGCGATCAGCCGGTCGTAGTCGAAGCCGACCGGGACGATGTGGGTCTGCATACACTGGCGTAGCGAGGCTATTTATAAAAACCTCCAGTCTCGCGGTCGGGCACTGCAGCCGAGGCCGGGACCGGAGCGACGTTTTATACCATCCCCGTCGGTGGTGTCCGTCATGGCGACGAGTGACGAACTGGCGGATCGGCTCCGCGAACTCCGGACGTCGCTCGAAGCGCTGCCGGAGGTGACGGAG includes the following:
- a CDS encoding lamin tail domain-containing protein; this encodes MLALATLALFLAVGLLVGGYAVARIDGIGHRRTLVVVAVLLAAGGVTAQAMPVSVTPSSESTPAAAPTPEAAAVADATGGTEVVERSEAASDASTPSDPVGNATVVAVSAPDRLTYRTESGARHTVGLAGVDAPGLDGGDPETFDGVLTSDRGRRCLADHGRRALVDLRTDLLDEQVTVRTVGTAKGTRVATVAVDGRLVNRRLVERGDARATDRRYADAERAARSAHRGVWSCGVVEPDRPLRESNTSTLRIAAVHPNPPDDATPGIGGEYLVVENTGERAVDLSDWHVVVDSTHYYFFDDRRLQPGAELVVHVGAGRDTQGHVYWAAGRPVLDDGSGTIRLVDGDTDRAVRLSY
- a CDS encoding COG1361 S-layer family protein, yielding MKRITILFVVGLLLVAPVVPAVASSLVSGNPVLSASVADETFQSNEEARLTVAVTNDGNIEDGGPGRFEEQVQTARSVQMRVEEGRINAPIDVKTGTVTAGSIGPGGTAQFGFDLDIGDAEPGRYTVPVEITYRHARAVLYDETSTGPAQIDYVWLEEERTVDLTIRIEERAEFDVVSEGSNELLAGDTGSLAFTVENTGSQTARNATVQLESRASGLFFGNADAPSATTGVFVRSLAPGETRRVSVQVGADTDLSPGEYPVDAVVSYRDRNDVAKRSDTLTAGVVVKPERSFVVEDLTTRDFRVDESEATVSGRIVNTGPAPARNVVVRMRDAGPVTPTNGESAVGTLDPGESAPVTFTVAIAGDAEPGTNSFTFDVEYENADGDVQMASNPIRKRATIDESRDRFEVGNVSTTVTPGGTARLTADVRYVGDDPISATNARLFTSDPLSTSDDGAFLGRMESGETVTASFRISATSDAIPKQYDASIEVRYDEADGDTKFTDGMPIGVSVNETEGGPPVLPIVGGVALLVVIVGGLWYRGR
- a CDS encoding RND family transporter, yielding MGRLSDLFGGVGHEVQAHPAATLLVAVILLVAAFGGAAQITSVTGDQAFTGENPTLETFDETFDRGSISVLVRGEVSDPATIRAIDRFDDRMSQVDDVAYVSSPADRVRAEYGRIPDSRAKIERAIGDPDTAFIRVTFEPGLTQPEERPIYEEATGAEEWARFPAGVDVIVTGSAAFSAQLSELIQQSTNQLLGLAVGLMIVALFFLFRGVRLRLLPIVAVFTGVLYTFGAIGYAGVPNSTLTSSVFPILIGLGIDYSVQFHERYEEELEAAPPREALPRALSGIGPPVFVAMLAAALGFGATWISTQGTPAFVWFAQTSIFGVLLTFLAAILILLPTLTLYARWRGRSGGTDGDSRTDGGDGNGGPTPDPDESERIGVFGRMLGRSARTLAANPGIVLVVAILLMGAGFQAGTELETLADTEEFVPQDLPAYVDLQQFRAQTGGGSAVQFDVIVLGSDLTHPEVLHWMERFEHVAVGAPLVQGVDSPATLVAEHNGGEIPETRAGVERVLEDVPEEERANYYNDGYAHITVVGAEDMTTDQTLSFITNVDKAITFSNPPPGVQATLTGTAAISPPSIVEQIENRNVTTGLGVLFVFGLLLAYYRRLTKAVAPLIPMVFVIGWQNLYMAALNISVSPLGASLGAMSVGIGAEYTIIVMERYYEEKGLAGVGRLDAVETAATRVGKAISVSGMTTVFGFSALTLSPFPILADFGYLTVGVIFLTLVAALATLPPTLIVLDGLVDRLPTPFWAATPVDERGTHN
- a CDS encoding dihydrodipicolinate synthase family protein; translated protein: MPTAPADSEYGTSLVPTVTPFSNGSVDADAVADLAEFVLENGADGLIPCGTTGEFASLTDEEYETVVRTSVEAADGAPVLPGAADTSVAGTLDRIDIAADCGADAVLVVLPYFHGANDPAGNERFVRAVLEETALPVVLYNIPSCVGQSIDADLVDAVADHPDLAGMKDTSGDLTHLLEVVRRTGDDFHLFQGFDSQLAPAVSMGATGGINAVANYLPGLIEDTIDAAAADDVARARDLQVDHIGPVFDVSLDHGFAPATKAALVERGVIDDDEVRPPLVELDDDALAAVRSVLDDTLDAVTE
- a CDS encoding CehA/McbA family metallohydrolase produces the protein MSQTTIRIDPHVHSEASYDGHDPVELLLEQAAEIGLDGIVVTDHDVIHESLRAAELAPEYGLFGIPGVEVSTAVGHLLAIGVEEMPPRRTGLEETVEWIRDHGGIAVVPHPFQRSRHGVPRRHLVDCDAIEVFNSWLFTGYRNRRARRFAAEGDYPGVAASDAHSVPHVGRAYTEFVIDDADRASLDGDRVLDAVRSGATRMRGRRQPVLTSARHYAVGSARKSGYYAKVGALKGRSGLTRGAQLLSDAASR
- a CDS encoding DUF6293 family protein, with the translated sequence MQTHIVPVGFDYDRLIAPLIRDQFDVDRVILLEGAVGSEANVEYSRDLSAKLEQDFRNLLGAETRRIVIEDVYDYDAAFEDAYDLINDQLDEGAPDGEVWVNVSSMPRPVSFAFATAAHSITLERQADRDRIHTYYTAPEKYLETELAEELRANRELLSDVLDGNGDGDGDEVADERVRERLEGTAELLDEFDERGTTIGAKRIDGNHIVELPVASFSNVKPFEEVILFELGERGEFDSVSELAEALAAELGEEYTDSFRSKVIYNVDRLGPGGKGYVEQEEHGKSYRTRLSRIGELWVRAHADGDDAPDAD